In the Alistipes provencensis genome, CACAAATTTAAGCGCATCCTCCGAACCGGCAATCATCTTTTGGGCATATTCCCCGACGATATGAATTTGCTGAATTTTGTTTTCATAGAACCGCAGGAGCTTCTGGTAATCTTCGAGTTTGTAGCGTTTCTTGTTGTCTTTTTCAAGCCGTTCGATCGTCAGTCTGTTGTAGACGACCAAGAAGCCGCCCTCGATTTTGAGCGCTTCGATTCGGGAAAGATAGAATAACGCGTCTTCGACCTCTTCCAGAGAGATTTTTCGCCCGAAAGCTTCGATCGATCTTTCGAAAGCCTCTTTGAGTTCGAGAACAGAAAATTCTATGAGAGCCTCCTCCTTGTCTGCCCCTGTATTTTCAGTGCTTCTGTCATAAAGAAATCCGACGATGAATTTCGCCAAATCATGGCGCAACTTCATTTTGTCCCGGAAAGTCTCTTTCGGCTGCATCCATGTAATCAGTACTTGATCCTTGGAAAACGCCGGACTTTTACGCTTGATCCAGTTCTTTATCGCCCAAAAATTGAGTATGACTTTTATCTTGTTCAGGGTGATATTTATCTCTTTCAGAGCCGCATCGTGTATCGCAGCCACGGCTTTTTCGTTGATTTCTTTCAGGTAAAAGACTTTCTCCGGATTGTCGAACATGTCGAGCAGGAAACTCTCGATCCAACAAGCCTCCTTTACGATCAGAAGAGACCGATTGCGGGACTCGCTTCTTTTGATGAATGCCGTCAGGTCTTTTGCATCGGCCAAAATCTCCTCTTCACGCATCAGATTCACTGCGCTTATCACCTCTTCTTTCTTAATTCCCAGATGGTCGCTGATATAATCGATCCGCGATTCCGCTACCTCGTCATCGGATTGCTTGCGGCTTCTGCTCGAAAAGAGCTTTTTGATAATCCGCACAGCATATTCCTGCCGTTTCCCGTCGAAACGTGCGGATGCCCGTATTTTCTCAATCGCCTCCTGCGCTGTTTTCGAGCGAATGCTGTTGGCAAAAACTCGCGGCATGTTCTGGCCGCGTTTCAGATAGCCGGCATCTTCCAAGGCCGAGATTGCGGTGGTTACCCGAGTTTCGATTTCCGGAACGCTGTCATCCCACCCCGCTTTGCGTGCAATCTCCAATGCCGAATTCGATACCGTGGAACGGAATCGGGCGAGCTCCTTAATCGCTTTCCAAACCTGCTGAATCTCTTTGAAAGAGAGTTTGGTCTGATTGAGAAGAACAAAGTGTTTATTCAAATCGTCTTCGTTGAACAGGACATAACATTCCGCCTCGATGCGTTCATTACGTCCGGCCCGGCCTGCTTCCTGAATGTAATTTTCCAAAGAGTCGGATATGTCGTAATGAATGACCATACCGACATCCTTTTTATCGACGCCCATTCCGAAAGCCGAAGTCGCGACCATAATCTGAAATTCACCGGCTATAAAGGCATTTTGATTCGCCGTTTTCTCCCGGGTGTCCATCCTGCCATGATAGGCCCGGGCCGGGAATCCGTCCCGGGTCAAACATCTCGCCAACTCCGTCGCCCGATGCGTCCGCGATACATAGACGATCGTCGGGCAACTCTTAGCTTCGAGCAAGCACCTCAAAGTCTGATATTTCTGCGCCGCATCCGTCTGGGCCAATACTTTGAAGTGCAGATTCGTCCGGGAGGCTTTCGAAGCGAACACTTCGAATTCGAGCGAAAGTTTCTCCCGAAAATAACTTCGGATGTCCTCGATGACCTTTTGTTTCGCCGTAGCTGTAAAACAGGAAACGGGAATCGGCTCGGCCATATTCTTCTTTTCTTGAATCGATCGGATAAAATCGCCGATATATAGATAATCGACGCGGAAATCTTGTCCCCACGCAGAAAAACAGTGCGCCTCGTCGATCACGAATCGCACGACATTCCGCCCCAGAATCAACCGTTCGATCGTTCGCGAACGCAGCGATTCGGGAGAAATGTAAAGAATGGATGCCGATCCGTCTTCCACCCGTTCGAATGACTTCGCCCTTTCGATCGGATCGAGCAACCCGTTGATAGTAACAGCATCGGTAATCTCGACTTTTTCCAAGTTATCGACCTGATCTTTCATAAGCGATTGTAACGGCGATATTACGATCGTCAAACCCTTGGCGTTTTCTCCGCTCATCAGGGCCGGGAGTTGAAACGTAATCGACTTTCCGCCGCCGGTCGGAAAAACAGCCAGCAGGGATTTGTTATCCACAGCAGCTCGAACCGCATTCTCCTGCAAAGGTTCGCCGGCATAACATCGGAAAGAATCGAATCCGAACCAGTGTTTCAGTCCTTTATGAATATCCAGTGCGCTATTGCAGTACGGGCAACCTTCGACACAAGGAGTATTGCGCAGCCGGAACATGATGCGCTCGACATGCGGATAATTTTTCAAGACCCAAGGCGGAGTAATGGAATGCGTTTTCCGATGACGCACCAGAGAATCAATCAATGACAGGCAATAAGCCAATTCAATCGGATGTTTTGCGATCATTCCTGCCAAGTCGGCATGTATGCAGATTTCCGCTTCGAATTTCTGACGGATCAAATTTTCGAGATCTTTTTTTTCAGAGGCATAAGAAATAAAACGGAAAAAAGCCTGAAACTCCGGTGTATCCCCCAGCAATCCGAAAAATATCTGTTTAAGAAGATCGTCTTTCCGCTGAAAAGCCGCAATTTCGTCGTGGAATAAATACCGGGCTTTGGCTGAATCGTTCAACGGGTTATTCACCTCGTCCGTTTGCAGTTTGTCGTCTTTCAGGAGTGCATGGTAAGGTTTCGTCGGAAAAAGC is a window encoding:
- a CDS encoding RecQ family ATP-dependent DNA helicase, with amino-acid sequence MKYPIAFIDTEIEPKSRQILDIGGVRSDGCEFHKKSFSEFVAFLSGTQFVCGHNILNHDIKYIGSALQDAGINPADVIDTLPLSPLLFPTKPYHALLKDDKLQTDEVNNPLNDSAKARYLFHDEIAAFQRKDDLLKQIFFGLLGDTPEFQAFFRFISYASEKKDLENLIRQKFEAEICIHADLAGMIAKHPIELAYCLSLIDSLVRHRKTHSITPPWVLKNYPHVERIMFRLRNTPCVEGCPYCNSALDIHKGLKHWFGFDSFRCYAGEPLQENAVRAAVDNKSLLAVFPTGGGKSITFQLPALMSGENAKGLTIVISPLQSLMKDQVDNLEKVEITDAVTINGLLDPIERAKSFERVEDGSASILYISPESLRSRTIERLILGRNVVRFVIDEAHCFSAWGQDFRVDYLYIGDFIRSIQEKKNMAEPIPVSCFTATAKQKVIEDIRSYFREKLSLEFEVFASKASRTNLHFKVLAQTDAAQKYQTLRCLLEAKSCPTIVYVSRTHRATELARCLTRDGFPARAYHGRMDTREKTANQNAFIAGEFQIMVATSAFGMGVDKKDVGMVIHYDISDSLENYIQEAGRAGRNERIEAECYVLFNEDDLNKHFVLLNQTKLSFKEIQQVWKAIKELARFRSTVSNSALEIARKAGWDDSVPEIETRVTTAISALEDAGYLKRGQNMPRVFANSIRSKTAQEAIEKIRASARFDGKRQEYAVRIIKKLFSSRSRKQSDDEVAESRIDYISDHLGIKKEEVISAVNLMREEEILADAKDLTAFIKRSESRNRSLLIVKEACWIESFLLDMFDNPEKVFYLKEINEKAVAAIHDAALKEINITLNKIKVILNFWAIKNWIKRKSPAFSKDQVLITWMQPKETFRDKMKLRHDLAKFIVGFLYDRSTENTGADKEEALIEFSVLELKEAFERSIEAFGRKISLEEVEDALFYLSRIEALKIEGGFLVVYNRLTIERLEKDNKKRYKLEDYQKLLRFYENKIQQIHIVGEYAQKMIAGSEDALKFVDDYFALNYASFLNLYFKGSRQSEIKRNITPAKYRQLFGELSPAQLQIIRDQESKYIVVAAGPGSGKTRVLVHKLASLMLMEDVKHEQLLMLTFSRAAATEFKKRLLKLIGNAANFIEIKTFHSYCFDLLGQIGSLEKVDNVLKCAVERIGKGDVELSRITKNVLVIDEAQDMNEDEFSLIEALIKHNDDMRIIAVGDDDQSIYEFRHASAQYFKRLIREYGATKYELVENFRSKSNLVDFTNQFVTRIRHRLKENSIIAKQTDNGKIKVVRYKSENLIEPLVKDILSTELRGSVCVLTHTNDEALQVSGLLLKNGMPARLIQNNSEFCLLKLDEINFFLSRLHSVEDIFLIDDDVWDQAKRELQSVFQNSSNIESCLNLIRDFETINPKRRYKSDLELFIRESKLNDFFGESGETIFVSTIHKVKGKEFDHVFLMLNNFNLSSDERTRQLYVAMTRARRELTIHLNSDFLDGLSSEDVEHIEDINDYLPPEELAIHLTHRNIWLDYFIDRQPQIARLRSGDTLYVRGDECLDGNGQSVLKFSRNFMSEHYERLHRQGYELKRAMVNFIVYWQSEKAAKEIKIILPELFFERKKISE